gaaagtTCTTTGTCGTTATAGTTAATTGTCCACGCTGTTATAATGGACgttaatgtaaaaataagtaattaatttaacttatgatAGTAACGACCCGCTTCAacacctttatttttattaattaatagaaacatgaaaataatgttGTCATCATTTTGGAAATCGTTGAAAAacgtttgtttttatacatatattagtctttttttttcatacgcCGCGAAGACGAATTGAGGAATGTTATtgaacatataataatatgtagatatattGAAGTGACGAGATTTTTGGTTTAACAAAAGCGGGCTGACATAATCCCAAAGTGTTGGGGGTGATTAGCTTATTTAGTAATGATAAACAACCCTCTGCCGTAGTATAGAGTTACTAATAACTTACAGTTTGTTTGACCCGCATGAAACGCTGCTCTATAATCCATGGGAAGTGTTGGTAGTGTTAAGAAACTTGACATGTTCAAATCAATATTAAGAAACTCTACTTTACCTTTTTGCTTACACCAACGATGGCTTCAAAAATGTACAGTAATAGCAAAATTGCTAATAGTAATcgtacgattttaataaaatgtgatCAAGTACAACATTAAGGACAATGTTAtcataaatttgattaaaatttgaaaGTGTGCCATGATATTTATTCTATGCGTATATAGACAGGGGCACGTGTGAGGAAGTGCGAAACGATtggcaataaaatatatccacTGCACCACCGCTGTGTCGCGGGGGACGACACAATGAGTGTTTACACAAAGAGCTGTAAATATTTGTGCGGCCGGAATGATATCTGCCGACCGTCGCGtgatttataattaaaccaCAACAGTCCTGTGACAGGTTTATTGCGTTACATGCCTATTAGTTttaggtaatttaaaatatttgtaactgatcacgttattatttaattttattgccgTTGGCGTTgctgtatgtttataaaatgtatatcatTACACTGTATATTACCAGCTAGGCATTATACCAACGGTATGAATGTGACTTTTTTTATCCAGAGACAGTACCTGACTCTCTATCTTCTACgttttaaatgatattaaatatatatcaaCTAAGTTCACTCATTcgcgtataataatatattttatcctcGAACATACCTACGATGATGTTTCTTTccaattgtaacaaaaatacaaattatttatttgtaaacggAAAACGTAGAGACCTATTTATCTTTCTCGCAATATGTAGTAAATGGAATGAAATACGAGCAGTCTCGTAAGTAATATAGCTTTATTACTTTACTGCCGTGCGCCAGTGTAGAGGTATGAGTGTGTATCGACTTAGGTAACGTGTTCTCTATGGTACGAATTCTGATCCTTACTTaggtatttaaaagtaaagcgTAAACTAAGACACCAAAGTCAATGAAAATGCgacttactttttaaattgttcGGTGAAAAATGCTAcggatttttatgttttaacatCATAAGCATAATAGTGCTCATGAGAAACCGCGAAGGaagatatttttcaataattttcataaaccAACAAGGATATCACAAGTTTTTGCATAATACAGCATCGCCCCTTATGTTATTTCAGCAACCGGCGAATGAAATATGAAGCAGTTTTATAAGATTCACTTACCCCTCGCTAAGTCAACCTAGGGTTGTAAGCACCAATATAATCAGAGCTTTGAGAATTCGAACGTTGCCTTACATGGTAAACAAATCTAAGGCTCTAACCAAACTGGTTGATTTTTCAACTGTCTATTGACTGGAGCAGCGTGAgctaattgatattaaataataatttaggcAAGGGGAGATGGGACAAAGCCCGGAGAGGTTatacattattcattattttcatagaaaacgAACCTGCACGAAACAGATGTTTTCCATCTTTGTTTTTATAGGACCGGAGGTATCTTACGCAAGTgtatttagtatattattattataaaattgaatatttagaATAAGACCGACGATATTTAGGATAGATTTAAAGAAGttacataagaaaaaaataggGTTTATTTGATAACAGAAAGAAGTAAATCGATCTTGAACATCCCCATTTCATCAAATCAAGAAACTTCTTTTTTTCGAAAGACACTtcgtttcattttaatttatccCCAACCACTTTGAGTGAGTATCGGCtgctttgaaaatgttttatatcataGAGGATTTTGGCGTggaatattatagtattaagaCAGATTTATTAAAGCGAAATCAATTCAATGAACACTGAAACACATTAAGCATTCAATCCACTTAGATTTGCGAATTCATAAGCACAATTTCTCAAAGGCTTACGTAATCTCAGCTTGTTCAGTGAATTCAGAGAATTGTCTCCCTCTGTAATTGTTTTCATTCAATCTTGTACAATAACACGAGTGTATTAGCGGGGATAACGTAGGTGTGTCTCAGGGATAACGTGTGGGCGGTGCGGGCGCGCCGAGTCATCGAACTCGCCAGCTAGTCGGAAAGTTTCGCTTTTATCGTCTCTTCTTCTCAAGATATGGAGATTGAAAACTTGTTCACCGCATTGAATATTCCGTCATGCCCtgaatatactttaaatatgaTAACCATGAAAGGCACCGAAttctaaattgttttattagatGCGATTGGTATAAAACAGTTCTTTATGATCGCATGATGCTGCAAAGCACTGATATTGAAGGGGATTGATTTATAAGGATGATGAAACTCATGTTTTACGAATATGCGACACGCTTGCTTGTTAAAACTCCCTCTACACAACCCACCCCCGGCTGTTTGACATCTTCGTGACAAGTCGGTCACGTGACCGGCCGGCACGTCGCGACCCTCACGCATTGTGCTCCGCGACAGCCATTTGTTAACAAAGGAGAACAAGAAAAAACTACGTTTTGTACTTATCTGTCTTGCCGTTGCTGTATAACTGTTATTAgtgtaatgaaaaaatatagactTGATCATAATGGAATCGTATAAAGTTATTGCATTAGTAGACCAAAGACGTTTTGAATGACAGATTTATTAGTTTGAAGTCTCGGTTGATACGcctgtaaaatatatatttgttggGTGAGTCGCGTGCCTCCGGTGCGGGCTTCCCTTCCGCACGATTTACCCTCACCGCAGGGGGCTATCACGTCATTCATTCGAGATATTATTTCGTCATCTTATTCGACCCTCTGTGATTTAAATCTCACTGTGTTGCGCACTTTATTTTCCGCTCGTGATGTCTGCAGTTTATTGCTGACAcataacatcaaataaaactaagcaaagcataaataaatgtaatcaaTTGATTTTATCTACCCCATTCTGTATGGGGGAATTTTTCTGAAAACTGGTTTcttattttgcaaaataaaaatggatgGAATAAagcaatgaaaatattaaacgtTAATCTTGGTAAACGTATTACCGATTGcagcattttatttaaatttaaaatagacttCGAGAGAACCAAATTTCTCTCTATAGAATTGAAGTAGATTATATCGTAGAGCTTTGTACTGCAATGCAGCTAATGCATTTGGAAATTCAGTCACTAAACTCAGATAAACTCGTATTTGGCAAGATCTAGAGCATTCCATACGATTGACTTATTGCAGCATTTGGTTATATAATAACAGCTAAATCGAATATTGAGATAACCGATAAGTGATATAAACGTTTTATGTACCCCTTATCTCCCTAATGTATGTGCTTAATGTTTCAATGACGGTTACTATATATGTAGatgaaaataatagaatttCTCACACAATCCGTTCTAATGGCCAAAAACCGTATAGGTCGAAAGtcattttcttacaaaatacgttacactttaaataatatataaagtaaataagaatACACTTGGGCGTGATCGAACCTTCAAGGACTATACACTGGAAAAATCAGATCCTatcgatattatatttttatttgtcttctATGATTTTTGTCATGTCTGTGACTGGTCTGTCTTGTTAGCGGAAATAGTGgcattagtataaaaaaaatgctttaatttaattagaggGATGAGTCAACGTACAACCGAGCCATAATtatcaaatcattttttatcCACCCCGTTGTCCACGCTACCCCTTCACGAATCCTCTTCAGGAAATTATACGAGGGGGCGATTGtaactatatttaaaactaatttcttcTGTATTGCAGTAATCTATATCTACTTTTAAAagaatgaatcaccgaaatcgGTTtgtgcataacttttgaacaactaaaccaaactggataatacttttttaatatgtttgtgactgtcgggacaaggtttctATGGGATCGATGAGATCGAAAttcgggataaaattgtactatacccggacgaagtcgggtcGATCCGCCAGTTTtctataaattttctttaaatagtGTATGGTGAATCACTAAATTGCTTGAAATGCGATTAAGGtgtcaaaatatgaaaaatcgtCGCGCGGCACTATgatgataaatgtttttttccgGGTCTGGAGCTATTAATAGTGTCAAACTAGGTGatactatataagtatatacttaTCCCGTATACTTATGCTAAAAGACAGTTATTCATGAAATACGTTTGACTTAATCGGACTCATCGTATAGTATGCGCCAGTTAACATTTCgtgtctgaatatagctacAAACCATTTCGTAGACAGCGAGAAATAACCTAGGCTActtgaattaaaaaatctattgcGATATTATACCTAATTTGAATATATGATGTGTTTGAAGTGTCTAGAAACGATGTAAACAAAAGTTTTTGACATTCATACAACATGCTTGCATGATATTCTGTTTAATTTCATCGAAAGTTATATGACGAATACagactgaaaaaaataatggcaTTTATATTATTCCGAAATTTCATGTAGAGTACGggagaaataatacaaaattagtgGAATTGTATGTGTAGAGAAAATTCGTGGAATGCAATGAAATCAGCCGAAGAAATCagtaaattaagataataaagtTGGAAGGCTGCCAACGCGCTACGATCGTTACCAGTCAAGGACTTCGAGATCACGATACCACATAGGCAGTAGGCACCATACCAGCTGATTGTTGCCTGATTTATTTTACTGCAGTACCGAATATTATACCGTTTTAACTATGCTGACCTCAggttatatttacatttaaatttaattagggtCAACCGTTATATAATTGTAGTGTAATAGGACTTATCATATATTTACACgcctagaaaataaaaattctaagtattttaatatttaaaatatgttaatgtaCCATTGCGTAGTCTTACTAAGCCTGTATTTGTATGATGGTTACCGCAGGAGAATCTCGATCGCTGCAAGTAGAAGGCGTCGCATTTGAGCGTGCTGCGGAGCTCCTGCGACGCTCGCCAGAATTCACAGTGCTCGCCGCGCTCAGGCAGGAGCCCGCTAACTCGGGCACCATCTTGTCATTTTCACATGGATACAACAGGTATGAGAGTAGCTCGCACATGTCAACtcgatgtatttattttattttagataattttaagtTTGCCGCACGATTTTGCTTatgtgttatttatatattactatttatgatACGGATGTAATTTTGTCGTTTAAATGAAGTAAAACGtaactgttattaaaatatatttaatgaacaAGAAGATGAAATGAAAAGGGTCAATATTATCCTGCGTAGCATTATTCGTAGCAACAGCTACGCCGCGTAGCACAATTTTATACCGATAACACTTCTTGACATTTcgataattatattgttaaagttACGATTTCACGACTTAATTATATATTCATCTGGTATCGAGTAGTGGAACGACAAGCCACTGGCGTTCGCGACGTGTGCGAGGAAGCGGGGACGGCGCGCGGCCGGCGCTGATCGGCGCGCCTCCACACCGCACGGTGAGTTCTAGATCTCAACATCGCTGCGCGCGCACGCATCCCGCCCGCCGGCGCCGGCGGCATGCGTGCGCGCGCTTAGGGGAGAATCATGTATCTTGGAATGTCCTGTGCCTCGGAATGTCCTCCTCGATCCATCCGTTGACCTGATTGCGCTCACTGTCACCTCTGCATGGATGTATGTGTGCGCGGACGGGCCGGCTTGCATGCGCTCCCCGCGCCTCGTCCACCGCCGTCCGTCTTGTGTTCTGTGTCTTGACGTGTTGTGTTCTGTATATGTCCGACCGCCCCCTCACAATCCGTCTCTCGATGTTCTCTCACTGGATGTTGATGTTAGTCGTGCGGCCGTCCGCAACGCAGGTTCGCGCTCACACCGAGGGGACACCGCCGAGCTCGTCCGCACTTGCATTCCAAGCGACATGGGAATCCTTACTGTCTCGTATTGTGTCTATCGCCTCGCTCGGCGCTCCTGTCGGCTCCACGCCGCTCGCGGAGTCGTACTTAACGTTCGGTGACGAAACTCCCTTAAAATAAACTGCGAAAGCGGACACGCTGCGGCGTTCGGCGTCACGCGAACGGGCACTGGGCCCCTTCGCGCGGCGCCCGGAGCGACTTATCATCAGACACCATAGCGTCTCTGTCGACACCGAACGCAATTCGTTCCGAGGTACATGGTCCCCCATCCTGGCCGAGCGATATTGAGATGTAGAGCGAGCCGAGGTCCGCTCGCGGCCGGTCCCGTCCCCCGTCGCCCTTCGAATGTATGTGTTGTTTGCTTTGTTTATTGTGTACCTCGGAACAGTTTGCGAGGGCCCGGCGAGCGCGGGGTCGGTGTGCGATGTGTAGTGCATCAGTGTGGCGGTGCGCAGGTACCTGGAGGTGCAGTCGAGCGGGCGGCGCGACGAGGTGCGGCTGCACTACGTGGCGGCTGGCGCCAGCGCAGCGCGCGTCGAAACCTTCCCGTTCCGGCTCGCTGACGGCGCCTGGCACCGCTTGGCGCTCGCAGTGTCAGGCGCGCAGGCCACGCTACTCGTCGACTGCCATCCACTCTACAGGCGACTCATCCCACCGCCTGACAGGAACTTCACGCAACCACAGCTCGCACTATGGGTTGGGCAAAGGAATAGCAAGCATTCTTTATTTAAGGTACAATTTACATAACACAAGAAAGAACAGTGAGACGTATTAATTTGGTTGATTATCATCATATACATAAATGTTATGGTAATTATGATTTCAGGGTACTCTTCAGGAAGTAAGACTGGTAAGCGGGCCGCACGGCTACTTGGCACAATGTCCGGGTCTCGACTCGGAATGTCCCACGTGCGGCCAATTTGCTCTGCTGCAGGCAACTGTTCAGGAGCTCACTACACATATCCATGACCTTTCACTCAAGGTGCATATAGCATTCATAAagcttaaattaaaaagtaccCTAAActaacagttttaaatattgagTATGTTTAATTATTGCAGTTGGTTGGTACGGAAGCGAGACTAGCACGACTCGAACAGTGTGACTGCCAGAAGTCGTGCTACTCTAACGGCACAGTCCACGCTGACGGTGCCACCTGGCAAAGAGACTGTAATCGCTGCTCCTGTGTGGTaagaatattgtttatattgtagaCATTGTGCATGCTCTACATATGACACGTGTACCTActaatataggtattttaaattcCAGCACGGTGAGATAACGTGCAGGCCAGTCGAGTGCGATAGAGCTGAGTGTAAGAATCCGGTATTGCATCCGGGAGAATGCTGTCCGACATGTTTAAGTAAGTAAAGACAAAAAAACGATTGTTTGTTTTCCAATATGTTAGAAGTCACCGAATCATGATAAGAAATTTAAGTTAAACTAAGATTTTTTGTaagttataatattgatatacaTTTGTAATTGTTACGATTTTAGGGCAATGTCTCTTGAAGGGGACTTTGTACGAACACGGGGAGCGGTTCGCGCCGAAAGAATGTGCCGAGTGCGTTTGTCACGACGGCAACATGCAATGTACGAGGGTAGACCCGGAGGCGGCGTGTCCGCCGCTACCTTGTGACGTCGCCGACCAGTTCACCGTGCCCGGAGAGTGCTGCAAGTTCTGTCCAGGTCAGTGCCATATGCCATTGCAAACTAAAGTTCACTCGACTCCTGAGGTGGCGTGTCAATTAATGCCGTGCGACAATGCCGGCCACTTTACACCTACGATAATTGcttgttatattaaattgtgaAATTGTCACGTAaacgttttttcttatattctCAAGTTTGGATAAATACCCATTCGCCGAGTGCTTGCCAAATAAGCTCTTTGCTTTTTGTAGTACAATTGATTACTGTTTTGACTCTTATTTTTGACCTCTCCTGCTCGATCTGCTAacgttttttattactattatggTGTTTATATATTGTCAGGTGTGGACTACTGCAGTATGGGGCACTCGTGCGACGAAAACGCGACGTGCATGAATCTCAACACGAAATACACGTGCAAGTGCAACCAGGGCTTCCAGGGCGATGGCCTCTCTTGTCaaggtaacattttaatttaaagtataacTAGATAAAGAACAAAGTCTTCCTGTTGAATTTCCAACagtctattaaatattaaaaagaactcAAATTCTAAAAGACAATTTCTATAACAACTTATTTGCTCAAGTGTAACCAACTTACTTTTCAGACGTAGACGAATGCCAAAGGGCGGGTGGATTGGATGGGCACCACTGTCACTCGAACACGCGGTGCGTCAACGTGGTGGGCGGCTATGTGTGCCAGTGTCTGCCGGGATACACGCGGAGAGACAAATTTAACTGTGTAGAAGTAAGTAGTCCAaacttcatttttaaaactcgaaaatataattgtaatcgGTTATTTAAGATCGTGGtgataaatctatttatttggTTTAACAAATTCTTATCACGTGCAGGTGGACGAATGCCTGGGCGAGACGCACGGCTGCCACGCGCACGCCGTGTGCACCAACACGCCCGGCTCCTACACGTGCCGGTGTCGAGAGGGATACACCGGCGATGGATATGAATGCACACGTATGTTACCTCTGCTTAGTAGTTATTGCGTTTTCTTACGGATGCTATACATGTCGGGTagtattttgtgtaatataCCCATTGGAATTAGCCATTTCGTCATAAGCTATACGCTTGTAGACAAAACTGTGCTGCGACGTCGCATCGTAAAAGTCTACGAGCATAGACGCACGCATCGCTAAAAATTACGAATGAATGGTCATCACATAGAAGGGTAACGTCATGCAGCATGAAATAGCATCACAGCGATTTCGTTCTCCATGTTTGCGTTGCGAATCATAAACTATTCGCGGTTCTGTGTACAAGCGCTTACTCACAATATTAGGATACATGTTGATGAAAAGTATGTATGCGCAGCGATCTGCACGGGCGGGTGCCTGAACGGAGGCGCGTGCGTGTCGCGCGAGCAGTGCGCGTGCGCGGGCGGGTTCGGCGGCGCACGCTGCGAGCGCGACGTGGACGAGTGCCGCGCGCCGCGCACGCCCGCGTGTCCGCCGCGCGCGCTGTGCGTCAACACGCCCGGCTCCTTCTACTGCGTGTGCGCCGCCGGGTACCGCCGGGACGCGCTGCTCGATGCCTGCCAGGGTAAGCACGATACTGCATCCTTATAGTTCAATCGTAACCGAGCAATTTATCTTCATTTTAAAGTAAGGCTTAAATACCGTGACATCTTCCCTATGTAGCGACAGCGGCTATATGCTATCTAGAGCGCCTCatatttatcatcatcattactACCCAGATGATAAGTTGCCGCTATGACTCCAACAAGTATCAAATTCGATGTATCCCTGTGcggaaaatattaattaaatgccATATAAAACTCTATTTCCAGATATCGACGAGTGCGCTGAAGGTTTCCACACGTGTCACCACAGCGCGCGCTGCGTTAACGTCGATGGTGGTTTCACGTGTGAATGTGATCCAGACGACCATGAATGTGAATTAAGTGAGTTTCCACTTTATCTATGTTATGCCGAAGCCAAAGAAAGCCATTACGGTCGTCTTACAAGGGTTATTTACTTTAGCATAGGTTTTTGCATAGTTTCAATAGCTAAGAAAATTCGTTTTCTAAAATCTGATTTACATTTGGACGGGTAAGGTTTTAAATTTAAGACCATCTACGTTGTGTTGTAGATAAAATGTAACTGGTCAATCTCGCATCCTATGTTGCATGTTAAATATGTGTCTTTTAGGGCATGTATGTgtagtatattgtatttttagtcatttttgaagatatttgaCCGTGTGGCGAAAGTTAACAGCCAATGTATTGTTGACACAAAGTTTCAGCCAAACATAGAAGAGTTAACAAATGTTCATATTTAAGATGGtatcttgtttattttgtaggttGTTCATGGCAAGGAGGTATAATGGCTGATGGAGAGTCGTGGTCGGAGGCGGGAGGGTGCCGCGTGTGCTCGTGCACGCGGGGCGTGGCCACGTGTGCGCGCGCGCCCTGCGCCTGCGATCTGCACGACAACCACACCACTGCggtacatacacacataacagCAGCTTATTTCTTATCACAGCCCGTTTTGTGTTCAAAGTCATCTTGAACTTCTTCTCAACTCTCGAAGTATTCAATAGTTTTCCTATCTTCACTACGACGCACTGGGTATTTCAATGGCGCTTTTGAAGTTTCCAGTTTTTACGGaataatttctatttaaaattctacGTGTGAATAGCAACTAAGAAACGTTTTATGTTCATGTTTCCAGTTACAAAGCACGGTATCGGCGGGCGTGGCCCCCGCATCGTGCTGTCCGCACTGCGAGCCGCGCTATCACTGCCGCCACCAGGAGATGCACCATGTCACCTTCCGCAGTGGCGAGCGCTGGCTCTACCAGTGCCAGATTTGCGAGTGCCTCGTGAGTATACAAAATGTAAAGAGAATCTTAAATGTGGACACAAAATTATACCCTGTACAATACCCGCGGTTTGACCTTGACTATAGATAAGTCTCGGTAACAAACCATCCAGGaaatcttttaaattgtttcGCAACTGTTAAACCTGATAGACAATTCGTTCCCAATTCCATACCGatatatctttttatataattttatgattgaTGGCGTAAAAAGCCTTACGTTACGAAGTGAATCACCGAGTTATTTGCGTAgtgtaattatttaaagtgcataataattatattgtgatATTTTCAGCTGGGTGAGGTAGATTGTTGGGAGCCCGAGTGTGGGTCAGACGGGGGCGCCGGGTGCTGCGGCGCGGGGGGTGTGGGGGGCGCGGGGGAGCACGGCGCGCtggcgccgccgcgccgcctgGAGCTGGCGGCCTGCGCGCCGCCGCACTGCCTCTGCTCGGTACGTgccacacacatacacacacgcGCGGGAACACAGAGCTCCTACTACCACTTACTTACCGCCTGCGCTAATCAGCCCTAATTTCCATTAGGCGAAGATAGCTGCAATCGAGATTCAATCCCTCTCTCTTAAAACCTCACGACGCAAAGATTCACTGTTTTGAATTGCCATCTCCATGAAATTGGTGATCAATGAATAAGCTAGAACGATTCATTATATAGCTTGGAGAAAGCGCATCGAGCTCTGTGTAGGTCCTGCGCCGTGTGGGTGCTTGTATTAATATGTTGCTACGAGTGTGGCGTTAACCCGACGCTTGGCGCGACCGCGCGGTCCGTGTGTGAATGCATCGTTTACGCTTGTTGCAGGGCGGGCAGTGTGCTACTTTGGTGAGCAATCTCGCGTGTTGTGTGCATCGGTAACCATCCCCACTCTtcttattcattcattcatttgcTATATTAACACGTGTTTATTTGAATGCTTTCGTCCTCGGTTTAAACTTCTAAAACCATCAATTCCTGTCATCGTCTGATGACTTTGACGAGTTTCTTTGTAGATTAAATGAAAGTATCAACTGTTTACGTCTAGTTCCATATATAATCGTTAAGTCGAGGACATTATCATTCTAGATATCATTTTTATGTTGCATGTTTTATCCTTTAATCATTATCATCTCTTATTCTCTCTATGCTTTAATATCGATCGATTACTTCAGCATGCTCAAGTTTTAATTTGCCTTGAAATTTTCCATTCAAAGAATGAAAATCTCGCCTTTCAGTTATTCTATCACATTCCCCCACTAGATTATAGGACCTAGTTATTACTATTAAAGATTTAATTTACTCCATCGTAGTCCGAAGTTTTTGGAAATTGTTGATCCTGAATGATAAGTAACTAAGTTATCTGTATCATATTTGTACAGGTAGTGCTAGTCGTAGATATAATTTTATCAGAGTAATTAAAATCTAAGAAAGGATTTATATGCCGCCCGCACTGCGCCGAACCGAGATTGATAGTGAGTGGTAAAGGTGTACATATAAGTGGGAGTCGGTGGCGGCGCAGTGCGCGTGTGCGTGCGCGTGTGCGTGCGCGTGTGCTATGTGGTGTGACGGTGTGTGTCGCAGGCCGCGGGCGTGGGCGCTGGCGCTGTGCCTGGCGGCGGCGTGGTGGGGGCGCGGGCGCGCGGCGCACCGCAAGCACCGCGGCGCGCGGCGCTAGAGCCGCCCTGAGCCTCGCTCCGCCAGAACATATTTATTCTAGATAGATCTAATGTTACGGCCCCGAGCCGCCCGCCCGAGCGAGACATCGCCGCACCTTccattctaaattttaaaatataagaaccTTTGCATATTAGCTACTTTTTCGGGCGTGATTTGGCGAGACTGTAGTGTCGCGATGGGCGTAAAGGTGAATCGCTCGCGGCCGGGCGCGACCGGGATTGACGCCGGTCGTTCCGGTCACGACGCTCGGTCTCGCGGGGTGTGAGCTTGTTTTTGTAGTGGAACGATAGTGATATCGCGACTTTGCGCGAAGGCTCGCTGAAACGCGTGTACAGGCAAAAAGTAGCTAGTGTGCCGAGAGCGTACGTCGATCGCTTCAATTATTATCCTAGTACCGGAACTATTTAGCTCTTGTTGTAAATAGGAGCGGCGCTTGGCGTTTGGCGGGCGGGCCCGGCGCCGCGCGAGACTGTATATTGTGTAGCGAGCGGCGCGGCCGGGCCGGGTCGCCGGGGCGCACGTCCGACCAGTATTCATGTAAATGCGCCTAATATTTGCCTAACGAAGTTCGTAGTGGACGACTGTAAAATCATTAGTACGTACGTTTGTATAGAGTATGATTATGTTACGTAGGTGTAATCGTAGTGCGCCCCAGGCCCGAGCGTAATGTGAGTATAGCGTTAGCGGC
Above is a window of Anticarsia gemmatalis isolate Benzon Research Colony breed Stoneville strain chromosome 7, ilAntGemm2 primary, whole genome shotgun sequence DNA encoding:
- the LOC142973982 gene encoding protein kinase C-binding protein NELL1-like isoform X1, with the translated sequence MAGARALVAACCCWWWLITAAATELDLLGALSLHNTSRAGVTVTPGMQPQRTAYTLQGESRSLQVEGVAFERAAELLRRSPEFTVLAALRQEPANSGTILSFSHGYNRYLEVQSSGRRDEVRLHYVAAGASAARVETFPFRLADGAWHRLALAVSGAQATLLVDCHPLYRRLIPPPDRNFTQPQLALWVGQRNSKHSLFKGTLQEVRLVSGPHGYLAQCPGLDSECPTCGQFALLQATVQELTTHIHDLSLKLVGTEARLARLEQCDCQKSCYSNGTVHADGATWQRDCNRCSCVHGEITCRPVECDRAECKNPVLHPGECCPTCLRQCLLKGTLYEHGERFAPKECAECVCHDGNMQCTRVDPEAACPPLPCDVADQFTVPGECCKFCPGVDYCSMGHSCDENATCMNLNTKYTCKCNQGFQGDGLSCQDVDECQRAGGLDGHHCHSNTRCVNVVGGYVCQCLPGYTRRDKFNCVEVDECLGETHGCHAHAVCTNTPGSYTCRCREGYTGDGYECTPICTGGCLNGGACVSREQCACAGGFGGARCERDVDECRAPRTPACPPRALCVNTPGSFYCVCAAGYRRDALLDACQDIDECAEGFHTCHHSARCVNVDGGFTCECDPDDHECELSCSWQGGIMADGESWSEAGGCRVCSCTRGVATCARAPCACDLHDNHTTALQSTVSAGVAPASCCPHCEPRYHCRHQEMHHVTFRSGERWLYQCQICECLLGEVDCWEPECGSDGGAGCCGAGGVGGAGEHGALAPPRRLELAACAPPHCLCSGGQCATLVSNLACCVHRPRAWALALCLAAAWWGRGRAAHRKHRGARR
- the LOC142973982 gene encoding protein kinase C-binding protein NELL1-like isoform X2, with product MAGARALVAACCCWWWLITAAATELDLLGALSLHNTSRAGVTVTPGMQPQRTAYTLQGESRSLQVEGVAFERAAELLRRSPEFTVLAALRQEPANSGTILSFSHGYNRYLEVQSSGRRDEVRLHYVAAGASAARVETFPFRLADGAWHRLALAVSGAQATLLVDCHPLYRRLIPPPDRNFTQPQLALWVGQRNSKHSLFKGTLQEVRLVSGPHGYLAQCPGLDSECPTCGQFALLQATVQELTTHIHDLSLKLVGTEARLARLEQCDCQKSCYSNGTVHADGATWQRDCNRCSCVHGEITCRPVECDRAECKNPVLHPGECCPTCLRQCLLKGTLYEHGERFAPKECAECVCHDGNMQCTRVDPEAACPPLPCDVADQFTVPGECCKFCPGVDYCSMGHSCDENATCMNLNTKYTCKCNQGFQGDGLSCQDVDECQRAGGLDGHHCHSNTRCVNVVGGYVCQCLPGYTRRDKFNCVEVDECLGETHGCHAHAVCTNTPGSYTCRCREGYTGDGYECTPICTGGCLNGGACVSREQCACAGGFGGARCERDVDECRAPRTPACPPRALCVNTPGSFYCVCAAGYRRDALLDACQDIDECAEGFHTCHHSARCVNVDGGFTCECDPDDHECELSCSWQGGIMADGESWSEAGGCRVCSCTRGVATCARAPCACDLHDNHTTALQSTVSAGVAPASCCPHCEPRYHCRHQEMHHVTFRSGERWLYQCQICECLLGEVDCWEPECGSDGGAGCCGAGGVGGAGEHGALAPPRRLELAACAPPHCLCSGGQCATLAAGVGAGAVPGGGVVGARARGAPQAPRRAALEPP